A genomic region of Sulfobacillus acidophilus DSM 10332 contains the following coding sequences:
- a CDS encoding deoxyguanosinetriphosphate triphosphohydrolase (PFAM: HD domain~TIGRFAM: deoxyguanosinetriphosphate triphosphohydrolase, putative~COGs: COG0232 dGTP triphosphohydrolase~InterPro IPR006261:IPR006674:IPR003607~KEGG: ipo:Ilyop_1426 deoxyguanosinetriphosphate triphosphohydrolase~PFAM: Metal-dependent phosphohydrolase, HD region, subdomain~PRIAM: dGTPase~SMART: Metal-dependent phosphohydrolase, HD region~SPTR: Deoxyguanosinetriphosphate triphosphohydrolase;~TIGRFAM: Deoxyguanosinetriphosphate triphosphohydrolase), with protein sequence MNSYTFSNENIWSKYLSTKRRRQSLSSSTVDARNDFEKDYGRMIFSSVVRRLQGKSQVFPLDPNDFVRTRLTHSVEVSALGRSVGASLENILGDFSKGLVGPLLATAGLVHDLGNPPFGHHGEIAIQEFFRDYFAKNPNVYMQLSDGQKKDFLFFDGNPQTFRLLTRLQWLWDTNGFNLTAATLAATVKYPVNSCDGNQRNENNSHGVEKKKFGFFQSEQQTFEEIWDSCGLQYGQRHPLAFVLEALDDIAYISADIEDGLKKRLITLDDIRDAVGSEFVDRASKIDSFPIPWTGDDVSDILVQRVRIACQGKMIEGVVHVIENRLSDWAEGRFNEQLLDLSDIEWVNRLRKLAKDRLYNAPEVLQLEIAGSRIIEGLLDVFVKAIMSPHEPHTTFGKIYALIPPRLRYIAEQDDSLVSKLQLAVDYITGMTDDYAVHLYQKLSGVSL encoded by the coding sequence ATGAACTCCTATACGTTCTCGAACGAGAACATCTGGTCTAAATATCTTTCCACAAAAAGGCGTCGGCAATCACTATCATCGAGTACTGTAGACGCACGGAATGATTTCGAAAAAGATTATGGTCGCATGATTTTTAGCAGTGTTGTTCGCCGACTGCAAGGGAAGTCTCAAGTTTTTCCGCTAGACCCCAATGATTTCGTTCGAACCCGATTAACTCACTCGGTGGAAGTGTCTGCGTTAGGACGTTCCGTCGGAGCTAGTCTGGAGAATATCTTGGGCGATTTTTCGAAAGGACTAGTTGGTCCGTTACTTGCCACAGCCGGGTTGGTTCATGACTTAGGTAACCCTCCTTTTGGACATCACGGAGAAATTGCTATTCAAGAGTTTTTTCGGGATTACTTCGCCAAGAATCCTAATGTTTATATGCAATTAAGCGACGGCCAAAAAAAGGATTTCTTGTTTTTTGATGGTAATCCTCAAACGTTTCGTTTATTAACGCGTTTACAATGGCTTTGGGATACTAACGGCTTTAATCTTACAGCTGCAACGTTGGCGGCCACCGTCAAATATCCCGTTAATTCATGTGACGGCAATCAACGAAATGAGAACAATTCTCATGGTGTAGAAAAAAAGAAGTTTGGCTTCTTCCAGTCAGAACAACAGACTTTCGAAGAGATCTGGGATTCGTGTGGATTGCAATATGGGCAACGGCATCCCTTAGCCTTTGTCCTCGAAGCGTTGGATGACATCGCATACATTTCTGCCGACATTGAAGATGGACTTAAAAAAAGATTGATTACACTTGACGACATTCGAGATGCGGTGGGCAGTGAATTCGTCGACCGAGCATCAAAGATTGACTCTTTTCCAATTCCCTGGACGGGAGACGACGTGTCAGACATTCTGGTGCAACGTGTTCGGATTGCTTGTCAGGGGAAAATGATTGAGGGGGTAGTTCATGTCATTGAAAACAGGTTGTCGGATTGGGCTGAGGGGCGTTTTAACGAACAATTGTTAGACCTATCGGATATAGAATGGGTTAATCGGCTCAGGAAATTGGCCAAGGACCGCTTGTATAATGCTCCAGAGGTTTTACAGTTGGAAATTGCGGGCTCGCGAATTATCGAAGGACTTCTTGATGTTTTTGTAAAGGCAATTATGTCACCTCATGAACCGCATACCACGTTTGGAAAAATTTATGCCTTAATTCCGCCACGCTTGCGATATATTGCGGAGCAAGATGATTCTCTAGTATCCAAGCTACAACTTGCGGTCGACTATATTACCGGAATGACGGACGACTATGCTGTTCACCTTTACCAAAAATTGAGCGGGGTTTCATTATGA
- a CDS encoding Integrase catalytic region (PFAM: Mu transposase, C-terminal; Integrase core domain~InterPro IPR001584:IPR015378~KEGG: sth:STH2720 transposase~PFAM: Integrase, catalytic core; Transposase-like, Mu, C-terminal~SPTR: Transposase): protein MLSSRTTPELIAAFRYHVIAPLVSRPLSYGEQRALIQTLCQQIWQAPDGEPVTLSPRTIYRWLAAYRAGGWAALAPAPRADVGTMRHLDPEILALAIQLRDENPTRSVQQIIRVMELAHRIEPGSVKYSTLTYHFRRRGVLAKQAPDPEHVLRRRQAPYANAEWQGDTQYTVRLPDPARPGRTKQAYLFAFIDDYSRFIVGAQFFFEENRPRLEEVLKWAIVRHGVPEILHCDNGAVYSSHYLQRVCGELAIDLRHGRPRHPSGKGKIERWFRRVDQQFTGEVETLIADGRVQTLEQLNALLEAWLAVGYHDAPHKSLAGATPRQVWTASRQDHPPRTQPVETLRRIFLWQDTRRVDKTGVIQLAGNRYEVDARLARKTITVRYDPYDLTVIHCEYQGQVYPDATPLVLHHHRHREVPNPESPPAAPATGLNYLTLAQEQQATRAQAQQARIRYATQSLNSAHPKEDPPLHA from the coding sequence ATGTTGTCATCTCGGACGACACCCGAACTAATTGCGGCGTTTCGTTACCATGTCATTGCTCCGTTAGTGAGTCGACCGCTCTCGTATGGCGAGCAGCGTGCGCTCATTCAGACCCTCTGCCAGCAAATCTGGCAGGCGCCCGATGGCGAGCCGGTAACCCTGAGTCCGCGCACGATTTATCGGTGGTTGGCGGCGTATCGTGCCGGCGGTTGGGCGGCCTTAGCGCCCGCGCCGCGGGCGGATGTAGGCACCATGCGCCATCTTGATCCGGAAATCTTAGCTCTCGCTATCCAACTCCGTGACGAAAATCCCACCCGGTCTGTCCAACAGATTATTCGGGTGATGGAGTTGGCCCACCGGATTGAGCCGGGATCGGTGAAATATAGCACGCTTACGTACCACTTTCGTCGGCGGGGTGTTTTGGCAAAACAAGCGCCCGATCCGGAGCACGTTCTCCGGCGCCGCCAAGCCCCGTATGCGAATGCGGAATGGCAAGGTGACACCCAGTATACGGTCCGTCTTCCGGATCCAGCCCGACCGGGCCGGACCAAACAAGCCTATCTCTTTGCATTCATCGACGATTACAGTCGCTTTATTGTGGGAGCGCAGTTCTTTTTTGAAGAGAACCGCCCTCGTCTCGAAGAGGTGCTCAAGTGGGCGATTGTGCGGCACGGCGTACCCGAAATTTTGCATTGCGACAACGGCGCGGTGTACTCTTCGCACTATCTCCAACGGGTCTGTGGCGAACTAGCCATTGACCTACGCCATGGACGCCCGAGACATCCCAGCGGGAAAGGAAAAATTGAACGCTGGTTTCGCCGAGTCGATCAACAGTTCACGGGGGAAGTGGAAACGCTGATCGCCGACGGACGCGTGCAAACGCTCGAGCAGCTCAACGCTCTCCTGGAGGCGTGGTTAGCTGTGGGATATCACGATGCGCCGCATAAGAGTTTGGCTGGGGCGACGCCCCGGCAGGTCTGGACGGCGAGCCGCCAAGATCATCCACCGCGTACCCAACCCGTGGAAACATTGCGGCGCATCTTCTTGTGGCAGGACACTCGCCGGGTGGACAAAACGGGGGTCATTCAGTTGGCCGGCAATCGATACGAGGTGGATGCCCGGCTGGCGCGCAAAACTATCACGGTGCGATATGATCCGTACGATCTCACCGTAATCCACTGCGAGTATCAGGGCCAGGTCTATCCCGATGCGACGCCGCTCGTCTTACACCATCATCGCCACCGCGAGGTGCCCAATCCGGAATCCCCACCGGCTGCGCCGGCAACCGGCTTAAATTATCTCACCCTGGCTCAGGAACAACAGGCTACGCGTGCCCAAGCACAGCAAGCCCGCATTCGCTATGCCACCCAATCCCTCAATTCTGCGCATCCGAAGGAGGACCCCCCGCTACATGCTTAG
- a CDS encoding hypothetical protein (KEGG: gka:GK2912 hypothetical protein) gives MRSFLAILWHFWPSFKAYEQSWDVAWPTITCPNGHGPLAKNGTYCRDYVDAQGAHSLRVQRYRCRPCQQTWTLFPTFATPFSAYAQGVVWAVAIWHREHGWSWRRRIQAWCTAHHVPVHIRTLQRWARQWSRRMTACLQQLMVWIADNGYREQVDVWGRVDTDTAFQAWRQLWRGLQQRMAAWRRGSLWVGPTLLGLGCHTECRMARGPTAGVGSGD, from the coding sequence TTGCGATCTTTCTTGGCTATCTTATGGCATTTTTGGCCGTCCTTCAAGGCCTATGAGCAGAGTTGGGACGTTGCCTGGCCCACGATTACGTGCCCGAACGGGCACGGCCCTCTCGCAAAAAACGGGACCTATTGCCGCGATTACGTGGATGCCCAAGGAGCCCATTCGCTACGCGTGCAACGGTATCGCTGCCGGCCCTGCCAGCAGACGTGGACGCTGTTCCCCACGTTTGCCACCCCGTTTTCGGCGTATGCCCAAGGCGTCGTCTGGGCGGTCGCCATCTGGCATCGGGAACACGGGTGGTCTTGGCGGCGACGCATTCAAGCGTGGTGCACGGCCCATCATGTTCCCGTCCATATTCGCACGTTGCAACGCTGGGCGCGACAGTGGAGCCGACGCATGACGGCCTGTTTGCAACAATTGATGGTCTGGATTGCGGACAACGGCTATCGGGAGCAGGTGGATGTCTGGGGGCGGGTGGACACGGATACGGCGTTTCAGGCATGGCGACAGTTGTGGCGCGGCCTGCAGCAGCGTATGGCCGCGTGGCGGAGGGGATCCCTTTGGGTGGGACCGACGCTCTTGGGTTTAGGCTGTCACACGGAATGCCGAATGGCACGGGGACCAACGGCTGGGGTAGGGTCAGGTGATTGA
- a CDS encoding transposase IS3/IS911 family protein (PFAM: Transposase; Integrase core domain~InterPro IPR002514~KEGG: swo:Swol_0995 transposase IS3/IS911~PFAM: Transposase IS3/IS911~SPTR: Transposase IS3/IS911 family protein;~manually curated), whose protein sequence is MTKQKRYSATFKSQVVLEMLKEEKTVSQIAAEYGIHPSQLHRWKRQALENFPQLFTESQVLQQQAQAHQQQLTELYAEIGKLTTQVEWLKKKNLASTLTRDERITLLDRGVDTLPLTTQAALLSLNRSSLYYRPVGPDAEEIALKHRIDEIYTDRPFYGSRRITAQLNREGYTVNRKRVQRYMREMGIWGLAPGPQTSTRHPQHPVYPYLLNGVTPAYPNHVWGIDVTYIRLVHGWLYLVAIIDWYSRFVVAWELSETLELPFVLTAAERALSIATPTIWNHDQGSHFTSPQYTALLLAKEVQISMDSKGRALDNVLTERLWRSVKYEEVYLHDYRSPREARSGLSRYFTFYNYHRLHQSLGYTPPAAWYTPLPSLAGSGVSRD, encoded by the exons ATGACGAAACAAAAGCGGTATTCCGCTACCTTCAAGAGCCAAGTGGTGCTCGAAATGCTCAAGGAAGAAAAAACCGTTAGCCAGATTGCTGCCGAATACGGCATTCATCCCAGTCAATTGCATCGCTGGAAGCGCCAGGCGCTCGAGAATTTTCCGCAGTTGTTTACCGAGTCCCAAGTACTCCAACAACAGGCCCAAGCCCACCAACAACAGCTGACCGAGCTGTATGCGGAAATCGGGAAACTGACCACCCAGGTCGAGTGGCTTAAAAAAAAA AATCTGGCCTCGACCCTGACCCGCGATGAACGGATCACCTTGCTGGATCGGGGAGTGGATACCCTGCCGTTGACGACGCAAGCCGCGTTGTTAAGCCTCAACCGCTCGAGCCTCTATTACCGGCCCGTCGGGCCGGATGCCGAGGAGATCGCGCTGAAGCATCGCATCGATGAAATTTACACCGATCGACCGTTTTACGGATCCCGGCGAATAACGGCTCAGTTGAACCGTGAGGGTTACACCGTGAACCGCAAACGCGTGCAGCGCTATATGCGGGAGATGGGGATCTGGGGGCTCGCGCCGGGCCCCCAGACCAGCACTCGCCATCCCCAGCACCCGGTGTATCCGTATTTATTGAACGGTGTCACGCCGGCGTACCCCAATCATGTGTGGGGGATTGACGTGACCTATATCCGGTTGGTACATGGTTGGCTTTACCTGGTGGCCATTATTGATTGGTATTCCCGGTTTGTCGTGGCGTGGGAGCTCTCCGAAACGTTGGAACTGCCCTTTGTGCTCACGGCCGCGGAGCGGGCGTTGTCCATCGCCACTCCGACCATTTGGAATCATGATCAAGGCAGCCATTTTACCAGCCCCCAATACACGGCCTTGTTGTTGGCTAAGGAGGTACAAATCAGCATGGACAGTAAAGGGCGAGCGTTGGACAATGTGTTGACGGAACGGCTGTGGCGCAGCGTGAAATATGAAGAAGTCTATCTACACGATTACCGTTCACCACGGGAAGCCCGATCAGGCTTGAGCCGATACTTTACGTTCTATAACTATCACCGGCTGCATCAATCCTTAGGCTACACGCCACCCGCGGCCTGGTATACGCCCCTCCCGTCCCTCGCCGGGAGTGGGGTTTCCCGGGATTGA
- a CDS encoding hypothetical protein (KEGG: bpf:BpOF4_17195 hypothetical protein~SPTR: Putative uncharacterized protein), whose amino-acid sequence MKTNYHVLREWFWTHVPEVLLNPPDGLDSMYLVGGAVRDSVMHSVPRDGDVVITRSSLPEAWRPFGHSNTFGGLKIPGPTMTWDVWPLADTWAMRVGTVPPQPERFPETCVFNVDAGIVHVLTGQAWDEPMIQGLRDRRLDIVLTEDLLQRNPTPYLNVAKAFWLQQRYGLRFSPRVDDYIAWVLSHAAEAPTRIWHEAVRHGYLEGIRGAMFRRYGAFQETAVSPF is encoded by the coding sequence ATGAAGACCAATTATCATGTTCTTCGGGAATGGTTTTGGACCCATGTGCCTGAGGTGCTTCTGAATCCGCCGGATGGGCTAGACTCGATGTACCTGGTGGGGGGCGCTGTACGGGATAGCGTAATGCATTCGGTCCCGCGAGACGGCGATGTGGTGATTACCCGGTCGTCGCTTCCGGAGGCATGGAGACCGTTCGGTCACTCCAACACGTTCGGCGGTCTTAAAATTCCAGGACCGACCATGACATGGGATGTGTGGCCGCTCGCGGACACGTGGGCAATGCGTGTGGGAACGGTCCCCCCGCAACCGGAACGGTTTCCGGAAACCTGCGTCTTTAATGTTGACGCGGGGATCGTGCATGTTCTGACAGGCCAGGCGTGGGATGAACCGATGATTCAGGGTTTGCGGGATCGGCGGCTCGACATTGTGTTGACGGAGGACCTGTTGCAGCGTAATCCCACCCCGTACCTGAACGTGGCGAAAGCGTTCTGGCTGCAGCAGCGCTACGGTTTGCGGTTTTCCCCTCGGGTTGACGATTACATTGCGTGGGTGCTGTCTCATGCGGCGGAGGCGCCAACGCGGATATGGCACGAAGCGGTGCGTCACGGCTACCTTGAGGGGATCCGAGGCGCGATGTTTCGGCGATACGGAGCTTTTCAGGAGACCGCCGTCTCTCCGTTTTAG
- a CDS encoding AAA ATPase (COGs: COG3267 Type II secretory pathway component ExeA (predicted ATPase)~Contains Selenocysteine~KEGG: tjr:TherJR_2645 AAA ATPase~SPTR: AAA ATPase;~manually curated) has protein sequence MLRGYFGFTREPFSKELDPTEYFPHNGFQELHARLTIMVETRAUGLVTGDIGSGKSSAVRRLAAGLDPHRHPVVYCAESQLTPFDFYSLVLEAFGMTPRFQRSQARRQFLTLMTDLFDQQHKVPVLIIDEAQNLPATMLQELRFITNTQMDAVTPFACILVGQPDLRAQLRLRYFEPIQQRIALRYHLGGLSESETQAYVAHHCKLAGATHPLMAPSALSLLYTTTHGIPRLINLFAVQALWAAAAAHADIVDEAHMQQAIADWRDGS, from the coding sequence ATGCTTAGAGGCTATTTTGGCTTTACCCGCGAGCCGTTCAGCAAAGAGCTCGATCCCACGGAATACTTTCCGCACAACGGATTTCAGGAATTACACGCTCGGCTCACCATCATGGTCGAAACCCGTGCCTGAGGGCTCGTGACCGGGGACATTGGATCGGGGAAATCGAGCGCCGTCCGGCGGCTAGCCGCCGGCTTAGATCCCCATCGCCACCCCGTAGTCTACTGCGCCGAGTCTCAATTGACGCCATTCGATTTTTATTCCTTGGTACTGGAGGCTTTCGGCATGACGCCACGCTTTCAGCGATCCCAGGCGCGGCGTCAATTCTTGACGCTTATGACCGATCTGTTTGACCAACAGCATAAAGTACCGGTCCTCATTATTGACGAGGCTCAAAATCTTCCCGCCACCATGCTCCAAGAACTCCGGTTCATCACCAATACCCAAATGGACGCCGTCACGCCCTTTGCGTGCATCTTGGTGGGACAACCCGACTTGCGAGCCCAGCTACGACTACGATACTTTGAACCGATTCAACAACGCATCGCCTTGCGCTACCATTTAGGCGGCCTGTCCGAGTCGGAAACGCAGGCCTATGTCGCACATCATTGTAAGCTTGCAGGCGCGACCCATCCGTTGATGGCGCCCTCAGCCTTGAGTCTACTCTATACCACCACCCACGGCATCCCGCGGCTCATCAACCTGTTCGCCGTCCAAGCACTCTGGGCTGCAGCGGCGGCCCATGCGGACATCGTTGATGAGGCACACATGCAACAGGCCATTGCCGACTGGCGCGACGGCAGTTGA
- a CDS encoding integrase catalytic region (PFAM: Integrase core domain~COGs: COG4584 Transposase and inactivated derivatives~KEGG: toc:Toce_0298 integrase catalytic region~SPTR: Putative uncharacterized protein), protein MSRIQKIKRLQAQGWSVSAIATELQIDRKTVRKYLQQTDFSASAPTAADRPSKLDPYKSTIDAWLAEDAHQWYKQRHTAQRVYDRLREEVPGFAVSYPTVRRYVRQRRRTAPTTGTLELVWQPGEAAQVDFGQADVLEHDERMRLHFLCVSFPYSNAGYLQLFRGETAECVVQGLVDILHYIGGAPRRLVFDNASGVGRRVGETVRVTELFQRFSAHYGFEITFCNPAAGHEKGNGENQVGFIRRNLLVPVPQVTDLVGSDRDLLRRSEAHWQRRHYKKQRPVADLFAEERAVFRALPPQAFAPYRYTRVRTDRPRRFPPRDPPAGSPPAYPAYSVPTRFATPPQRRSRKRARPSGHTAPRHRTIAPTRDFFLG, encoded by the coding sequence ATGTCCAGAATTCAGAAAATCAAGCGCTTGCAGGCTCAGGGATGGTCGGTATCGGCCATCGCCACGGAACTGCAGATTGATCGCAAGACCGTGCGGAAGTATCTACAACAGACCGATTTCTCCGCGTCGGCACCGACGGCAGCGGACCGTCCGTCCAAATTAGATCCCTATAAATCCACGATTGATGCGTGGCTCGCTGAGGATGCCCACCAATGGTACAAACAGCGGCATACGGCGCAACGCGTCTATGATCGCCTGCGGGAAGAGGTTCCGGGGTTCGCCGTCTCGTATCCCACCGTCCGCCGCTATGTCCGGCAGCGGCGCCGGACGGCGCCGACCACGGGCACGCTCGAACTGGTGTGGCAGCCCGGGGAAGCGGCCCAAGTCGACTTCGGCCAAGCCGATGTCCTGGAGCACGACGAGCGCATGCGCCTGCACTTTCTCTGCGTCTCGTTTCCGTATAGCAATGCGGGATATCTGCAACTGTTCCGGGGGGAAACCGCGGAATGCGTGGTGCAAGGCCTCGTCGACATTTTGCACTACATTGGCGGCGCCCCGCGCCGCCTCGTCTTCGACAATGCGAGCGGCGTCGGCCGCCGGGTGGGCGAAACCGTCCGGGTCACGGAGCTCTTTCAGCGTTTTAGTGCACACTACGGCTTCGAGATCACCTTCTGTAATCCCGCGGCGGGCCACGAAAAAGGGAACGGGGAAAACCAGGTGGGCTTCATCCGCCGTAATCTCCTGGTGCCAGTGCCGCAGGTGACCGACCTGGTCGGCAGCGATCGGGATCTGCTCCGGCGGAGCGAGGCCCATTGGCAGCGCCGCCATTACAAAAAACAGCGCCCCGTAGCAGACCTGTTCGCGGAGGAGCGTGCCGTGTTCCGGGCGCTACCGCCCCAAGCCTTTGCGCCGTACCGCTATACGCGGGTCCGGACCGACCGGCCGCGGCGATTTCCGCCGCGAGATCCGCCAGCGGGGTCGCCGCCAGCGTATCCGGCGTATAGCGTTCCAACACGGTTTGCGACGCCACCCCAAAGACGTTCGAGAAAAAGGGCTCGTCCGTCTGGGCATACGGCCCCCAGACACAGAACAATTGCACCAACGCGCGATTTTTTTCTTGGGTGA